Proteins found in one Pelobates fuscus isolate aPelFus1 chromosome 10, aPelFus1.pri, whole genome shotgun sequence genomic segment:
- the IKZF5 gene encoding zinc finger protein Pegasus isoform X1 — translation MGEKKPEPLDFVKDFQEYLTQQTHHVNMISGSVSGDKEGDTLPGGPQSHDVLTANSPCLALPAAGTDSDQNGLDHPSVEVSLDENAGMLVDGFERTYDGKLKCRYCNYASKGTARLIEHIRIHTGEKPHRCHLCPFASAYERHLEAHMRSHTGEKPYKCELCSFRCSDRSNLSHHRRRKHKMLPIKGTRPTLGNKKMWGVLQKKVSSLGYSRRTLINLSPPSMVVHKPDYLSDFSHEIPSIQSEAYENLAKASHGGGLSRDPQELMVDNPLNQLSTLAGQLSSLPPDTHNPASPDTGPCTDEKPFMIQQPPPPACASAISTSVPQSSSPASPDVRPTHNHRNCSPVAGPSSERSGRTSTPSISNSQPSTPAPALPVQDPQLLHHCQHCDMYFADNILYTIHMGCHGFENPFQCNICGCKCKNKYDFACHFARGQHSQH, via the exons ATGGGTGAAAAAAAGCCAGAACCTCTGGACTTTGTAAAAGATTTCCAAGAATATctcacacaacaaacacaccacgTAAATATGATCTCCGGCTCTGTGAGCGGCGATAAAGAAGGTGACACATTACCAGGAG GGCCACAAAGCCACGATGTGCTCACCGCTAACTCTCCGTGCCTTGCTCTACCGGCAGCTGGGACAGACAGTGACCAGAATGGGCTGGACCACCCCTCGGTGGAGGTATCTCTGGATGAGAACGCAGGGATGCTGGTGGATGGCTTTGAGAGAACATATGATGGAAAGCTAAAATGTCGATACTGTAACTATGCCAGCAAGGGCACTGCTCGTCTTATAGAACACATTCGCATACACACAG GTGAAAAGCCACACCGTTGCCATCTTTGCCCATTTGCTTCTGCGTATGAACGTCACCTAGAGGCTCATATGCGCTCTCACACTGGGGAAAAGCCGTATAAGTGTGAACTATGCTCCTTCCGTTGCAGCGATCGCAGTAACTTATCACACCATCGCCGCCGAAAGCACAAAATGCTACCCATCAAAGGCACACGCCCAACTCTGGGCAACAAAAAGATGTGGGGTGTTCTTCAAAAGAAAGTTAGCAGCTTGGGCTATAGTCGTCGGACTCTGATTAATCTCAGCCCACCATCCATGGTGGTACACAAGCCAGACTACCTGAGTGATTTTTCCCATGAGATCCCAAGCATACAGAGTGAGGCATATGAAAACCTAGCAAAGGCTTCACATGGGGGAGGCCTATCCCGAGATCCTCAGGAACTCATGGTGGACAATCCTTTAAACCAACTGTCCACTCTAGCTGGACAGCTCTCCAGCCTTCCACCGGACACTCACAATCCTGCCTCTCCTGACACAGGACCTTGTACTGATGAGAAGCCCTTTATGATTCAGCAACCTCCACCACCAGCTTGTGCTTCTGCAATCTCCACCAGTGTACCACAGAGTTCCTCACCAGCCAGCCCTGATGTACGTCCTACACACAACCACAGGAACTGTAGTCCAGTGGCTGGACCAAGCAGTGAGCGCAGTGGACGAACCAGCACTCCTAGTATCAGCAACAGTCAGCCTAGCACACCTGCGCCTGCTCTTCCTGTACAAGATCCGCAGCTTCTCCACCACTGCCAGCACTGTGACATGTACTTTGCCGATAACATACTGTATACTATACACATGGGTTGCCACGGATTTGAAAACCCGTTCCAATGTAACATCTGTGGATGCAagtgtaaaaacaaatatgactTTGCCTGCCACTTTGCACGAGGTCAGCACAGCCAACACTGA
- the IKZF5 gene encoding zinc finger protein Pegasus isoform X3 — MGEKKPEPLDFVKDFQEYLTQQTHHVNMISGSVSGDKEGDTLPGGEKPHRCHLCPFASAYERHLEAHMRSHTGEKPYKCELCSFRCSDRSNLSHHRRRKHKMLPIKGTRPTLGNKKMWGVLQKKVSSLGYSRRTLINLSPPSMVVHKPDYLSDFSHEIPSIQSEAYENLAKASHGGGLSRDPQELMVDNPLNQLSTLAGQLSSLPPDTHNPASPDTGPCTDEKPFMIQQPPPPACASAISTSVPQSSSPASPDVRPTHNHRNCSPVAGPSSERSGRTSTPSISNSQPSTPAPALPVQDPQLLHHCQHCDMYFADNILYTIHMGCHGFENPFQCNICGCKCKNKYDFACHFARGQHSQH; from the exons ATGGGTGAAAAAAAGCCAGAACCTCTGGACTTTGTAAAAGATTTCCAAGAATATctcacacaacaaacacaccacgTAAATATGATCTCCGGCTCTGTGAGCGGCGATAAAGAAGGTGACACATTACCAGGAG GTGAAAAGCCACACCGTTGCCATCTTTGCCCATTTGCTTCTGCGTATGAACGTCACCTAGAGGCTCATATGCGCTCTCACACTGGGGAAAAGCCGTATAAGTGTGAACTATGCTCCTTCCGTTGCAGCGATCGCAGTAACTTATCACACCATCGCCGCCGAAAGCACAAAATGCTACCCATCAAAGGCACACGCCCAACTCTGGGCAACAAAAAGATGTGGGGTGTTCTTCAAAAGAAAGTTAGCAGCTTGGGCTATAGTCGTCGGACTCTGATTAATCTCAGCCCACCATCCATGGTGGTACACAAGCCAGACTACCTGAGTGATTTTTCCCATGAGATCCCAAGCATACAGAGTGAGGCATATGAAAACCTAGCAAAGGCTTCACATGGGGGAGGCCTATCCCGAGATCCTCAGGAACTCATGGTGGACAATCCTTTAAACCAACTGTCCACTCTAGCTGGACAGCTCTCCAGCCTTCCACCGGACACTCACAATCCTGCCTCTCCTGACACAGGACCTTGTACTGATGAGAAGCCCTTTATGATTCAGCAACCTCCACCACCAGCTTGTGCTTCTGCAATCTCCACCAGTGTACCACAGAGTTCCTCACCAGCCAGCCCTGATGTACGTCCTACACACAACCACAGGAACTGTAGTCCAGTGGCTGGACCAAGCAGTGAGCGCAGTGGACGAACCAGCACTCCTAGTATCAGCAACAGTCAGCCTAGCACACCTGCGCCTGCTCTTCCTGTACAAGATCCGCAGCTTCTCCACCACTGCCAGCACTGTGACATGTACTTTGCCGATAACATACTGTATACTATACACATGGGTTGCCACGGATTTGAAAACCCGTTCCAATGTAACATCTGTGGATGCAagtgtaaaaacaaatatgactTTGCCTGCCACTTTGCACGAGGTCAGCACAGCCAACACTGA
- the IKZF5 gene encoding zinc finger protein Pegasus isoform X2, with amino-acid sequence MGEKKPEPLDFVKDFQEYLTQQTHHVNMISGSVSGDKEGDTLPGAGTDSDQNGLDHPSVEVSLDENAGMLVDGFERTYDGKLKCRYCNYASKGTARLIEHIRIHTGEKPHRCHLCPFASAYERHLEAHMRSHTGEKPYKCELCSFRCSDRSNLSHHRRRKHKMLPIKGTRPTLGNKKMWGVLQKKVSSLGYSRRTLINLSPPSMVVHKPDYLSDFSHEIPSIQSEAYENLAKASHGGGLSRDPQELMVDNPLNQLSTLAGQLSSLPPDTHNPASPDTGPCTDEKPFMIQQPPPPACASAISTSVPQSSSPASPDVRPTHNHRNCSPVAGPSSERSGRTSTPSISNSQPSTPAPALPVQDPQLLHHCQHCDMYFADNILYTIHMGCHGFENPFQCNICGCKCKNKYDFACHFARGQHSQH; translated from the exons ATGGGTGAAAAAAAGCCAGAACCTCTGGACTTTGTAAAAGATTTCCAAGAATATctcacacaacaaacacaccacgTAAATATGATCTCCGGCTCTGTGAGCGGCGATAAAGAAGGTGACACATTACCAGGAG CTGGGACAGACAGTGACCAGAATGGGCTGGACCACCCCTCGGTGGAGGTATCTCTGGATGAGAACGCAGGGATGCTGGTGGATGGCTTTGAGAGAACATATGATGGAAAGCTAAAATGTCGATACTGTAACTATGCCAGCAAGGGCACTGCTCGTCTTATAGAACACATTCGCATACACACAG GTGAAAAGCCACACCGTTGCCATCTTTGCCCATTTGCTTCTGCGTATGAACGTCACCTAGAGGCTCATATGCGCTCTCACACTGGGGAAAAGCCGTATAAGTGTGAACTATGCTCCTTCCGTTGCAGCGATCGCAGTAACTTATCACACCATCGCCGCCGAAAGCACAAAATGCTACCCATCAAAGGCACACGCCCAACTCTGGGCAACAAAAAGATGTGGGGTGTTCTTCAAAAGAAAGTTAGCAGCTTGGGCTATAGTCGTCGGACTCTGATTAATCTCAGCCCACCATCCATGGTGGTACACAAGCCAGACTACCTGAGTGATTTTTCCCATGAGATCCCAAGCATACAGAGTGAGGCATATGAAAACCTAGCAAAGGCTTCACATGGGGGAGGCCTATCCCGAGATCCTCAGGAACTCATGGTGGACAATCCTTTAAACCAACTGTCCACTCTAGCTGGACAGCTCTCCAGCCTTCCACCGGACACTCACAATCCTGCCTCTCCTGACACAGGACCTTGTACTGATGAGAAGCCCTTTATGATTCAGCAACCTCCACCACCAGCTTGTGCTTCTGCAATCTCCACCAGTGTACCACAGAGTTCCTCACCAGCCAGCCCTGATGTACGTCCTACACACAACCACAGGAACTGTAGTCCAGTGGCTGGACCAAGCAGTGAGCGCAGTGGACGAACCAGCACTCCTAGTATCAGCAACAGTCAGCCTAGCACACCTGCGCCTGCTCTTCCTGTACAAGATCCGCAGCTTCTCCACCACTGCCAGCACTGTGACATGTACTTTGCCGATAACATACTGTATACTATACACATGGGTTGCCACGGATTTGAAAACCCGTTCCAATGTAACATCTGTGGATGCAagtgtaaaaacaaatatgactTTGCCTGCCACTTTGCACGAGGTCAGCACAGCCAACACTGA